The stretch of DNA cccaagcccatatttcgggcctatatttttacccaaaccctcccatatttcgggcgggccgtcggccgggccgggccgcccggcccatggacaggtctacctGGGACTCttcacataaaatataaaaaaagaaataaataaagtataaagaatttataattttaaaaaattaactgatGATGTGGCACAATCTCAAATTTTCATGTCATTACACTTTAACGGAGTCAAAATTTAGGGACCAAACTGAGAAAAGCTGTCAAATTCTGAACTGATATGAACAAaaaagtttagggattaaattgaaaaaaaaataccaaaattaggGACATAAATGTTAGTTTATCCCTTAAATTATTTGAAGTATCCTCGTTGCCCACCAAATGCTATATATAAAACCTCTCAAGTCCCACCAAGTCCTGCAAAATACAACAAAAGCTTTTCAAATTTGAAGTTTCTCTCAGAAAATCAGCTACTATAAGACgctttgaaaaaagaaaaatcatggAAATTCCTTCAGTTCCCCACCTTTCAGTAACCAATCCCAAGAGCAAACAAAGCAATTATCAAATTCCAAATTCTAATGGAAGATCAAAAGTTAATAAGCGAAGAAGAATCATTAGGAAAAAGCAAATCAAATGCAGAAAACCCAGAACGACGGTTCGACGATGCCGTGGAAACCGACCGAGCTCCATCGGAACGAAGCTAAGAACGCTAAGGAAGTTAATTTCCGGCGGCAACGGATCAGTGGGATTCGAAGGGCTTTTCAATGAGACGGCTCGATATATATTGTTTATGCAGATGAAGATTAAAGCCATGGAGATTATGGTGAGAGTTTTAACGGATTCTAATGGAGTGAAATAatgatgatgacgatgatgatTTGTAAAGGCTAAGGTTatgttattttcttcttctttggttAAAATTTGTCATAAGTCTCTCTactattttgtaaatttaaaatttagtccctataaatTCAAGTTTATTCCAACGTCATTTTTCTAGTTACGTTTCTATCAAGtgaatttctttttttatatttcaaaatgcCACGCCCACCAGTTAAAAGAAAACAATGTTAatatttaggtttaaattttgaaaaatgaaaaaagtaaatggattaaattctaaaaataaaacataatgattaaattttaatttgtgaaaagtaaatggacctatgacatattttattttttagcttGTTATTTATTGTTGTTTTATCCGCCACAGAGGGTGTCtggtagaggtgctcatgggccgggcggcccgcccgaaatatgggagggtttgggtaaaaatataggcccgaaatatgggcttgggcaaaaaaatgaggcccgtttagaaaacgggccgggcctcgtgcaccacttttttggctcgggcccggcccggcccggcctggcccgatataataaatatatttatttttttaattgtaaaatatttttacatacttttttaaaatttttttaattttaaaatactttttttaaattttttttaattttaaaatatttttaaaatacttttttaaattttttaaaataaaaatgggccgggccgggctgggcccagacttatgatttttttccgggccgggccgggcctgggcaaaatcttaGGCCTATATTTCGGGCCCGGCCCGGGCCTAGGACCCGGATCGAAATTTTTTATGGGCctggcccgaacccggcccggcccggcccatgagcacctctagtgtCTGGTTTATTATAAAcctagacatatatatatataaatatttggcTTGATTTGGTAAAAGTACTAGACTAGACTCTGTATTATTAGGCAGAGTTCATTTTAGTCCTAGTACTTTCACAACGAGCACAAAGTCcctgtaaaattatattttttagcaGATAAAGAAAAAGTGTTGGTCTTATGAGGTGGACTTAATTGAATGATGTGGCATTAGTTTAATATACCACGAGATATGATCATGACTCATTATATCTTAAAAAACTCGAATCATTGtatttaaatgattaataaaaagattaaattatagcacacctataaaaaaattaatataaaaatcaaatataattttagttGAAATATTTAAGTAATTcgaattttctcaatttttaaataataattttattttatttaatacacgTGCTCCCAGCCTCCcactataaaataataaaaagaaacataaacttcaaattttaatctttatttaatttcaatgcatgatttttatattttatttaatacccAAGTTTTTTTAACAATGAATTAGATTggactagacctgtccatgggctggGCCGGCCCGAAAAAAATTTTTGGCCCGCCTCCTAGGCCCGGGCCTGGCCAGAAATATGGGCCTTAAATTTTTCCCAGGCTCGGCCcgggaaaaatatcataagcacgagaccggcccggcccggcccattttttaataaacattaaaaatttattttaaaaataaaaaataaaaaatatatttattatattctgGCCGGGCTGGGTACGGGCCAAAAAAGGTGCCCGTGGctcggcccgttttttaaacgggccttgtTTTTTTACCGAAGCCCATATTTCGGacatatatttttacccaaaccctcccatatttcgggcgggccgtcggccCGGGCCAGGCCACCCGGCCCATGGGCAGGTCTAGACTGGACTAAGCACAATCCAAAGTGGGCCAATTCAACCTATCCGTAAATACTTTTATCCAAAAGTTCGAAGCAAGAAACTTCAACTTTTTGGATTGGTTTAAAAGCTTAGTTTGATAAGAACTTTTGACTTATGATTTGAAAAGTTAGTTCGacttgaaaaatattattaaaaaataatgtaCTAAAACACCCCCAACCGAAATTTAATTAATTCGAAAGGTTAATATCATTTGTATAATCATAAAAATATGTTGAACCATTGAGAACCAAATACAAAACCGAAACTTGATATTAATTAAGTCACTAGCATggtgacaaaaaaaaatacttaatatcaaaatttctGTCTATGTTAATTTCGTATTCAACTCGTGAGTAATTCTTTCTCTCCCTTTATATACACACTAGAGGTGTTTATGAATCAAGTGACCCAGTTTGCTTCGAATTGAAAAAACTTCAAGCTGGTCTGgtctaaaattttaatgtttgtacATTGAATTAAGTCAGCCCAAGGtttaaaaaacaaaacccaaactcGACCTAACTCGGCCTAGATCACCTCCACCCAGAAGcttgaaactaaaaattttaacttttttggaTTGGcttaaatcccaaattaaaatgaTGCTATCGATTTATGATTTGAAaattacttttgaaaaataatgcTAAAATCACACCCCTAATCGAAATTTAAGAGATTCGACTGGTTAATATCACTTTTACAATCATAAGTATGTTGAACTATTAAGATCTagatagaaattaaaaattaatgttaattaagtCGTTACCATACCGACAAAATTGATATTTGTTCGGATTCAGACCATGAATAACCCTTCCTCTTTCCTTATGAAAAAAagataaattctaaaattatatatgaattttggtctaatatataatttaatacataaattttgattttgtgtaattttatatatgaaatttaggtCAGATTAAATTCCCACAAACTACTAACACAATTATAAatttaacatcattttatgtttaaattgtatatacaaataattacatttatccaatataaaaatgatttgatgtgtttatttatttaaatttgcatGATTGAATCAAagttaaagtttcatgtatatatttgaaccataatcaaagtttcatatgtataattgtaCCAATAACTAATTGAACGCtaaaaaattaaaggttaaattatgaTAGTAGCCATTGTACTTtgcaaaaattatggatttagtccatgtactttaatttgatcaactgtagtccctgtacttttttcaaattgaaattttagtcttgacccaAACAGCAGCAATTAAattcattttgttaattttaattactaataATGTACTATGTGTATAGCTGTAGATTTAGTCCATATCATCCACTTGGATCATTCCAAGTCCCTATACTTTCCGAATTTTAGAAATTCAATCTTGATGTAAATAACAATTATTCATTAACTAGATATTCAacgagtaatatgtgaaaataataagttgacattGAATTTCAcacattataatatatttttttgcatCAGATTTTAGAAATAGtgactaataatagaatttaacaaaaaaaaccctactaaattagaggtgttcatgggccaaATGACACAACCCAATTTGAGTCGGGCTTGgacctaaaaattttaactcCAACTCGATCCAACCCAGCCTGATAtaccatttaaaataaaaaatgtataaaataacttaaattcaaatagtaataaaattaattttttaaatagtaaaacaaGTCATTTGGGTTGACATAAATGGGCCAGGCtcagatttgaaattttttaaaaccaAACCTCTACCGATCCAACCCGGCCCAaatgataaatataatatttagttttattattattatttttttaaacttagCCCAACAGGTAAAAGTATAGAAAGGTCTAAAAATTATCCACTAGGCATTTTAGGCCTTGAGGGGGGAGCTTTTCACTTACAGCACGCCATTTTTTCGACCTtagtgctttttttttctttctttttttgcttaGGGCATTATTTCCTTGGATCAGGATCAGGCTCAGGCAATCAGCTTGcgcttagtttttttttttcccttcataGACGGCCACAGGCGTCTCTGTTCCCTCAGCTGTTCTTCATTCAGAGATTAAGGTTAGATTCTTGTTTTTACCCCAAAATTATCTATATACATACCCatatataaattatggtttattaatgggaaaattgttaattttatgTTGGCCAAATTCAAATTCGTTGTATGATTTTGTAGATGAATGAAAAGATGCATCTTTATGATTGATGAAACTTACGGTGTTGgtactattattgttgttatgaattattttgtttttctgttattcttgaaaaattatgttaTTGTATTTAGTTGGATGTAGGAAGCTGTTGAATCGGAAACCGGTGGCTCGACCGATTCGACTttcgatttttatttatttattctttggtAATAGGCCAAAGACAAAGCACAAGAGAAGGGAAGTGGTGGAGGAGTGAgataaataaatatgttaatagATCATGATGACCCATAGTTGATTACTGGTGTGTCTTCTTTAGATTTTCTTTCCCTTTGCtgattttatttctatttctttccttttttttttatcatggtTGGCTCATTTGACTTTTAGAACTGGATAATTGAAATTTACCTGTTCTACAAAATTTTACAACTTGGGTTTTTCCCCCCCTCTCGATTTATCAAGTTGGATTTTTTTGGCTTGTAGCGGGATATTTGGATAGAATACGTTGCTAAAGTTTACGTTTTGATGCTTATTTTATTGTGTGAATTTTAATCCTTTGCTTTGATGTTTGGCTGCTAGGTCTTTCTCTATTTTGCATCTCTCTGGTGTTTTTCTTTTACTTCGAGTTTTAATTACTTGAATTTCCTTCTTGTAGATATGCATAAGATATATGGTTAGGGAAATATGTTACTAAAATGATCCTTACTAAGAggcttattattattaaaaatttgttctGGAATTCTTGCATTCTTGACATGATTGACATAGATCTATACAGTAGCATTTTTTTCTTATGGTTTCAGTTTCATAATGTTGAAGCTAGGAATAACCTtgtttttcttcattattttcttcttcttcttcttcttttttttattttcacttttggttTGTTAGAGGTTATCTGGGTATGGCTGAAGAACAAATAGATTTTGGAGATGAGGAGTATGGAGGGGTACAAAAGACACAGTATCAAGGGAGTGGAACCATACCTGCCCTTGCAGATGTAGAGATGATTGGGGAGGATGACGAATATGATGACCTTTACAATGATGTTAATGTTGGAGAAGGTTTTCTTCAATTGCAACGATCTGAGCCACCAGTGCAACCAGGCACGGGCGGTACTGGGCTTCAAGCTCATAAAAATGAGGCTCCTGAACCCAGAGGTGAAGCTGGGGGTTCACAAGGACCAAACATCTCAGGAATTTCAGTTCAAGGGAAGTACCCCAATGTTAGTGCTGGTTATCGTGAAGCAGATGTGCAACCAACTGTTAACAGACCAGAAATAGGATCTGGAAATTATCCATCTGGGTCTGCCAGTTCACAAGGGGGCAGTGTTATGGAGACAAACTTTGATACCCAAGTAAAAAACATGGGTTTTCAGGGATTAACTTCAGCATCCTCTAAGGTTGGGACTGGTCCTTCTGTTGTGCCTCAAAAGATTGCTAACAATCCTGCTCAATCCCTAAATTCAGGTACTGGTGGTCCTCAAGGAGCTTCACAGGTTCCGCCTAATCAAATGGGTATGAATGTAAATCATCCTATGATGAATGAAAATCAGGTTCGGCCACCTATAGAGAATGGTCCAACAATGCTGTTTGTTGGTGAGTTACATTGGTGGACAACTGATGCAGAGCTTGAGAGCGTTTTATCTCAATATGGAAGGGTGAAGGAGATTAAGTTCTTTGATGAGAGAGCTAGTGGCAAATCCAAAGGGTATTGTCAAGTTGAGTTCTATGATTCAGCATCTGCAGCTGCATGTAAAGAGGGAATGAATGGTTATATGTTCAATGGTCGAGCTTGCGTTGTGGCTTTTGCTTCACCACAAACGTTGAAGCAGATGGGAGCGTCTTACATGAACAAAGACCAAGGCCAGCCTCAAGTACAGCCTCAAGGAAGGAGGCCAAATGAAGGTTTTGGGAAAGGTGGTAATATGAATTACCAAGGTGGGGATGCAGGTAGGAACTATGGAAGGGGTGGCTGGGGACGGGGAGGTCAAGCTGGCAACCGAGGTGGGGGTGGAGGACCAATGAGAGGAAGGGGAGGTGTAGGTGTAAAGAACATGGTTGGGAGCTCAGCTGGAGTTGGGAATGGTGCTTATGGTGCTGGGGCCTATGGACCAGGACCGGGAGGCCCTGCATTTGCTGGTCCTGCTGGTGGCATGATGCATCCACAGGGTATGATGGGGGCTGGGTTTGATCCAACATATATGGGTCGAGGAGGTGGTTATGGAGGTTTTCCAGGACCTGGTTTTCCGGGCATGCTTCCATCATTTCCAGCTGTTAATACAATGGGACTAGCTGGCGTTGCTCCTCACGTCAATCCTGCTTTCTTTGGTCGTGGAATGGCACCTAATGGGTTGGGAATGATGGGTGTAGCTGGAATGGATGGGCCTCATTCTGGAATGTGGACTGACACAAACATGGGTGGGTGGGGAGGAGATGAGCATGATCGCAGGACTAGAGAGTCTAGTTATGGTGGTGAAGATGGTGCTTCAGAGTATGGGTATGGGGATGCGAATCATGAAAAAGGAAGGTCTGGCGGTGCCACTCGGGAAAAAGATCGGGCTTCTGAGCGTGAGTGGTCAGGCAACTCTGAAAGGAGGCATCATGATGAGAAGGAACGGGAATCGGACAGGCCTGAGAGGGAGCACAGGGAACACCGTTACAGGGAAGAGAAAGACAGCTATAGAGAGCATCGACATCGCGGACGTGACGTGGATTATGATGATGACTGGGATAGGGGACAGTCTTCTTCAAGATCTCGGAACAGGTCCCATGCAACACGAGAAGAAGAGCACAGGTCTCGATCAAGGGATGTGGACTATGGGAAGAAGAGACGCCTACCATCAGAGTGACAAACTATGCTGTGCATGCTTCTTTACACTTTCTTATGAGACCTTTAATTAAGTTTTCACTCTCAGTATCTCTTCCCTTGGTTGTTATATCATTTCAGCATTCTCTGTGATGATTGTTGGTCCAGGTGCCAAACGTCGCTTCTTAAAGGGAGAAGTAAGTGCTACTTGCGTGGGTGGTGGGGAAGAATAGACTTCCCTTTTTGTTTCTTACTGCACTCTAAAGAGCCACTATTAGATGAAAAACTTGGTATTCCTATGTTGGAACTTGGAAAAACATAGTATTTTATTCAATGTGGATATTCTTTGTGGGGTTGGAATCCTAACATCCTACATCTGAATATCAACATTGGGTTTATAATTATCTGCAAAACACTATATTCGAGGGAATGCTTACTTGGCTTGTGATCATGATACTTAGAAAATGTTGTTGTTCATATGATTGTTGTGATTTACGCTTTAAAAATATTCTTGTGATATGTTTATTCCTGATTGATAAGAAATATTTCTAGCCTGTGGTCTATCTGAACATCTTTTTATAGGGGTTAGAAGTGAGGAGGGTTCATAGGTCAGGAAGTTTGCTTGGCATAAACCTTAGATGGTGTGAGAATGAAGTTCATCTCCTTTTTCACTTTCATCTTGCTCTGTCAATCTTGCATAATGATTTTTTCTGGTTACGTCCTCATTTTGTTCTTTAGTTGTTCATTTTCTTTATGCACACTATCTTCTTTTTCAGTTGACCTTTGATGAACATTGTAATACATGTTATACATTATCAATATCATCGCATGATTTTCCCTTTGCCTCTTTCATATGTTTGAAACTTGACTTTTGGTGGGTTATGCTATATTTTAGAGAGTTTTACTTCTTCCCCATACAGAGTCATTCTGTTGCAATCTAGTCTTGTgtatgtttttgaatgtttaGCTCAGAAGGCATTTGTGTTAGAGCACCAATAATGAAGGATTGCCTGAGTATACCATTTTCCTCTAACTCATCATTTTCCTGTCGTcccttttctccttttctttgtCATTTTTTAGTTCTGAAGTTTTGAACTGTATGGTAAAGTTATCCTCTGAGACGGCTGATTTCAAAACAATATTTTACCTAGAATGCTATAATTTCCAGTTTTAGTGCCCGATTCTTAAAGAGGTTCTACATGCTCATATTTATTGTGAGCCGTACCTATGTGACTCATCATCTATTTCAACTGGTTGTCTCATAGATACGAGGGTCATGCCTGTAGGACTACTAGTCTCATTAGGCTTTATTTACTATTAAAATGTGATGCGATGCTCGTACTGTTAGTGAGTAATGCGGGTAGCTTCTGGGTGGTGTctgcctttttcattttcttttcttcttttcctctttAATGTCTATTGACATAGGGGTTTCTTTTTATCATCACATCCAGGGAGTCAAATGGGGAAACTCTTTGTTGAGGAAGATGTGTTAGAATGCTGGCTTCGTTGGCTTCCCTTTCAAGTgtgcaaaaaatatatattttatgagcACTGCTAAGAAACTGTAACATCTGGAAAGAAAGTAAATCCAACTGAATCCATGAACTGGAATGTTGGTGTTGTGTGCATTAGAATCACTACTTACAATACAGTCTACTTGTAAAGCATTTTTGTCTTGTAAAGTTCGATCTGTTTATTAGGTCCATATCTTGTAATGTGGCCTCTTTCATTGTTTGTATGATTAAATTCGGCTTTCTAATTAGTCTTAGAGGAGTTTTGTACAGAATCGAGGCCAACACTTGTTCGTGCTATGTATACACTTGTAATTGATTTGTTAGCGTAGAATAGGCATAGATGAACTAAATGCAAATTGTAACATAGGATCACCTATCCAACCGTAACCATTGATGTAACATGCATACTCCCTGGTTTCTGTTTAAGCACTTGTTTATGCTTGTATACACTTGTAATCAATATGTTAGCTTAGAATAGGCATAGATGAGCTTAGATGCAAATTGTAGCATAGTTTCGCTGTTGATGTAACATACATACTTCCCAGTTTTTCTGTAAGCACTTGTTCATGCTTGTATATACTtgtaattaatttgttaatttataatAGGCATAGATGAGCTAGATACAAATTGTAACATAGTGTTTCTGATCCAGCTGTAACCATGGATGTAACATAAATGCTCCCCAGCACTTGTTCATGCTTGTATATACTTGTAATCGATATGTTAGTTTGTAATAGGGGCATAGATGAGCTTGATGCGAATTGTAACATAGGTTTGCTGATCCTTGTAACCGTTGATGTAGCATACATGCTCCCTTTTTCTGTAAGCACTTGTTTATGCTTGTATATTGTAATCGATATGTTCGCTATGTTCTCCAGGTTTTGTGTAAGCACTTGTTCATGCTTGTGTATACTTGTAATATGATATGTTTGCTTAGAATAGGTATAGATGGTCTAGATGGAATTTGTAACATAATGTTAGTGTCGCTGATCCAGTGGTAACAATCGATGTAAGATACATGCTCTCCAGTTTCTGTGTAAGCACTTGTTCATGCTTTGTATATACTTGTAATATATATGTTAGCATAGTAGTCATAGATGAGCTATATGCAAATTGTAACATAGTGTCACTGATCCAGCTGTAACCATTGATACATGCTCCCCAGTTTCTGTGTAAGCACTTGTTCATGCTTTGTATATACATGTAATATGTATGTTAGCATAGTCATTGATGAGCTATATGCAAATTGTAACATAGGATCGCCGATTCAACTGTAACCGACTATGTAACATACATGCTTGTTCATGCTTGTTCATGCTTGTATACGCTTGTAATTGATATGTTTACTTAGAATAGACATTGATCAGCTATATGCAAATTGTAACATCATGTTGAATTGACATGCATGTTCCCCAGTTTTCTGTTTAAGCACTTTACATCCATCAAATTGTGAAGGGTTGGagttttttcttttgttcttattCTTGAAGTTATGGCTGGCTGCTGCATTCTGTATTGAGCTAGGCAGAGAATTTTGGGTTGATTCGGGTTTTGTATTGTTGGCAACGATGTCTTTTTGTCGTATTTATGTTGGAATTAAGCTTGGGAAGGCCaatattttgatgtattaatGTAATGATTCTCACTTGTATAGATAATGTTTTCTGTCTTTTccctattttttaagtaaaacaaTGTAGCATATTGGATCTATTGGGTTTTCTTATCCGTGTATATGTATTTGCATTGATGAGAAAGGGCtcttcattatatatataatcattcttGTATCTAATTATGTCTATGCTTGAAGTTATTATACTTGGTGTTATTTTTCTTGggaaattggttttttttttttaatattgttttatgatattttgataaaaatctTACTTTTAGGAGGTATTAAGAATGTAAATCCTAGTAATTTGTCCTAGTAATGTCTCTTTTTTTGTACTTGGTGAttttattcaagttttttttatttattatttgattgttTCTACCTAATGTTTGAAATATATTGCATGGATTATATATAGGCAAGGATTTACTTATCCAAATTGTCCAATGTAATCATCATTGACATGTATAATTTGGTAATTAGTATTCCCAATTTTGATATACTTTGAGATGCAAATATTGGAAAAATTGCGAGTGGACTTTTTTCTATGTTACTAGGAATCAATTCAGTGCTTCTCGAATTTTTTTAGTATTCTTttcatgtatttaaattttatgatgAGCTTATGTGTGGAAGCCCATATATAATAAGTAATGAAATGTAttgtttgaaattaataataacatatatgtaatatacgtaaattttaataatatcagattaagaatattatttctattttaattatttatatgatattttcatttttcttgagtATTTGATTTGACATAATCTTAATCGACAACTTTATCTATATAAATATCAACAAAGTGGGGGAAGCCTTTTTTGTTATAGcattgaaatgtataaaaatgtTATACTAAATTTTTGGTTGAAGTGGTAAAGaagtttaatatttgatttttttattaatttatttaattaaaaaagaaagaagtatcattgtattaatataatttattttagatatgaaaggatattttaataatttttttgtttagttgCTTGTGACATTATCTAGGAGTTAGGGATTTAAATTAcaatatagataaaaataataatgtttcattttcaatattttaaaatgcaTATCTCTAGTTAGAATATTCAAAATTTGCCcatttcaaaaattaagaatcagtagaaattttttatattaaaatttttaagaaaatattatcattaataggaataataaaatatagtaatTTATAGACATGATATATAATACAAACGATAAATAAAATActataaatttttgtttaaatactATTATCTGCAAAATTCAATAGAGAGTGATAAATTGAAAGCAACCGTAATACTAGTaagcttataaataaataaaaaatgcatCACTTTAATGGACCATCAAAAGCTGCATTTGAGCTCCGTCATCATTAGACTAACCTGACGACAAATTCGAATAATCAATAAACGACTACTAAAAGCTCGAAAGACAAATGATCAATCATCTTCCTCATCTCATAGTCCTATCTTATGAATACTATCACAACGCTTTATCATGATGAATTCTTCCAATAATCGTTCTTAATAAATATGGAGGCACCCTTACTTCTACAAATTCTATGTATATGCCTAAAAACTAAACCCACTATTGTTTTAAAAAAGGAAagctgaattttttttgaacattaatcTCGTTGTAGGTTTTTATCATATATACTCTTTTTGATGCAATACCTAAAATTACTCATAACCCCTCctcaacctttaaataggaggataatgtgctttaaCGCACTCGAATTGACGACCTCCTACACTGACAACAATGTcaataccaatcgagttaaacttatttatttacaAACTTTAACTAAGCAGAAAACTGTTATAAATTTCCAACTTCAAATATATTtctgtttattttcttttactataTTCAGTATTTcgttgaaattaaaattattttttaaggtataaaataattattatatattatacatttaattaaattaaattcaaccTTTTCAATAATTCGCTCTTGGTCTATATCATGAGTGAGAGCAACTGTTAATGTTTCAAATTAAATAGTCATCTGCACTACCATGCACTATGACAAAGTGCAAGCTTATGGTGcaaatttaattccatttataatatccattttattttaaataaatattaaaaattaaatttaagggCCGATTAAGTCTTAGCTCGAGCCTCGATTGGCATCGGCATTGTTGTCAATATAGGAGGTCATGGGTTCAAGACTTCGAGTGcgttgaaacgcattatcctcctatttaagagttAAGAAAAAGATATGGGTAATTATTTGAAAGGATTATATAGAGATATATTCATTTTTAGCGTCTCTGCTATGATGAATTTTGACAACAAATTTTGGAGAGCTTAATTAAAAAGTTTTGGGTAGCCATTAAATTCATTAACTAAAATGACTGTGTAGAAGTAGCAACTGTTGACACAACATTACAGAAGTAATGATATATTTaccatataaaattttagaaatagtaGAATTCAATTAACGGATTTAACTACTACAATTTGAATTAagactaaactttcaaatttaaaatacaagGAATAAATATGCAACTTAAGTATTGAATAAGGACTAGTAGCAAAATTTCACCAATTATTATCATCCaaaaaattgtcaaaaaattgggttaatataacttttagtcATTGAACTTGGAAATTAGGTCCATGTTGGTATTTGTACTATTTTTTTTATCCACTTTGGTATTTGAACTTGGCTATCATGCCTATTTCGATCCCTGAACTTGacaaatgaaaattttgatgaaatctaTGTTTAAGGACCAAAAAGGACCTAATGGACAAAAAAATGCAACTGTCAAAATGGACTTAATTGCCAACTTCAAGGAAA from Gossypium hirsutum isolate 1008001.06 chromosome D04, Gossypium_hirsutum_v2.1, whole genome shotgun sequence encodes:
- the LOC107898647 gene encoding cleavage and polyadenylation specificity factor subunit 6 translates to MAEEQIDFGDEEYGGVQKTQYQGSGTIPALADVEMIGEDDEYDDLYNDVNVGEGFLQLQRSEPPVQPGTGGTGLQAHKNEAPEPRGEAGGSQGPNISGISVQGKYPNVSAGYREADVQPTVNRPEIGSGNYPSGSASSQGGSVMETNFDTQVKNMGFQGLTSASSKVGTGPSVVPQKIANNPAQSLNSGTGGPQGASQVPPNQMGMNVNHPMMNENQVRPPIENGPTMLFVGELHWWTTDAELESVLSQYGRVKEIKFFDERASGKSKGYCQVEFYDSASAAACKEGMNGYMFNGRACVVAFASPQTLKQMGASYMNKDQGQPQVQPQGRRPNEGFGKGGNMNYQGGDAGRNYGRGGWGRGGQAGNRGGGGGPMRGRGGVGVKNMVGSSAGVGNGAYGAGAYGPGPGGPAFAGPAGGMMHPQGMMGAGFDPTYMGRGGGYGGFPGPGFPGMLPSFPAVNTMGLAGVAPHVNPAFFGRGMAPNGLGMMGVAGMDGPHSGMWTDTNMGGWGGDEHDRRTRESSYGGEDGASEYGYGDANHEKGRSGGATREKDRASEREWSGNSERRHHDEKERESDRPEREHREHRYREEKDSYREHRHRGRDVDYDDDWDRGQSSSRSRNRSHATREEEHRSRSRDVDYGKKRRLPSE